The following coding sequences lie in one Maniola jurtina chromosome 11, ilManJurt1.1, whole genome shotgun sequence genomic window:
- the LOC123869915 gene encoding NADH dehydrogenase [ubiquinone] 1 subunit C2 — MSSNLSAIELLNMGDQGRKRPFLNEYWPYILGGFFGIGTGVMINFGTKRPLMSGIQKHILGVVGWTAVLTYVTNKRHEYLAEKDAVLRHYIELHPEDFPIPERKKIGDIFEPWVPIR; from the exons atgtCTTCGAATTTATCTGCTATTGAATTATTAAATATGGGAGATCAGGGAAGAAAGAGACCATTCTTAAATGAATACTGGCCATACATTCTTGGTGGTTTTTTTGGAATAGGCACCGGAGTGATGATTAACTTTGGCACCAAACGTCCCCTCATGAGCG GTATCCAAAAGCATATCCTTGGTGTGGTGGGTTGGACAGCAGTTTTAACTTATGTGACAAACAAACGACATGAATATTTAGCAGAAAAAGATGCTGTTCTCAGGCATTATATTGAATTGCACCCAGAAGATTTCCCCATTCCCG AAAGAAAGAAGATTGGTGACATCTTTGAACCATGGGTACCAATTCGTTAA